The Streptococcus pluranimalium genome contains a region encoding:
- a CDS encoding aldo/keto reductase, with product MLQDIGQTGVKGSRIALGAMRMNALDVKEAEKVIATSVDNGINFFDHADIYGGGESEIRFRDALKNLDVNREDLILQSKCGIRKGFFDFSKEHILASVDGILERLGTDYLDFLVLHRPDTLWEPEEVAEAFNHLTSTGKVRHFGVSNQNRSQMEFLQSYLDKPLAVNQLQLSPVHAPMISSGLEVNMTTSGANDRDGGIIDYCRLNKVTIQAWSPFQIDLSKGLFSGNPDYKELNATISTLAEKYGVSDEAIIVAWILRHPANIQTIVGSMNPERITRIADAEKVDLTRPEWYEIYIKAGHILP from the coding sequence ATGTTACAAGATATTGGACAAACTGGTGTCAAAGGCTCACGTATCGCTTTAGGTGCGATGCGTATGAATGCTTTAGATGTCAAAGAAGCAGAAAAAGTTATTGCAACCTCAGTTGACAATGGGATTAATTTCTTTGATCATGCGGACATTTATGGTGGAGGGGAGTCTGAAATCCGTTTTCGTGATGCCTTGAAAAACCTTGATGTGAACCGTGAAGACCTCATTTTACAATCAAAATGTGGCATTCGCAAAGGATTCTTTGATTTTTCAAAAGAGCATATTTTAGCCTCGGTTGATGGTATTTTAGAGCGCTTAGGAACGGATTACCTTGATTTCTTAGTTCTTCATCGTCCAGATACCTTGTGGGAACCAGAAGAAGTAGCGGAAGCATTTAATCACTTGACATCAACTGGTAAGGTTCGTCATTTTGGTGTCAGCAACCAAAATCGTAGTCAAATGGAATTTTTGCAGTCTTATTTAGATAAGCCATTAGCGGTTAACCAATTGCAACTATCACCAGTTCACGCGCCGATGATTTCTTCTGGCTTAGAAGTTAATATGACAACATCGGGAGCAAATGACCGTGATGGTGGCATTATTGACTATTGCCGACTTAACAAGGTAACAATTCAGGCTTGGTCACCATTCCAAATTGATCTCTCAAAAGGACTTTTCTCTGGTAATCCTGACTATAAAGAATTGAACGCTACCATTTCAACTCTTGCTGAAAAATATGGCGTATCCGATGAAGCTATTATTGTTGCTTGGATTCTTCGACATCCAGCTAACATTCAAACGATTGTTGGTTCCATGAATCCTGAGCGTATCACGCGTATAGCAGATGCAGAAAAAGTAGACCTCACACGTCCAGAATGGTATGAAATTTATATCAAAGCGGGGCATATTTTGCCTTAA
- a CDS encoding surface-anchored 5'-nucleotidase, whose protein sequence is MNKKVALKSSMLAVVAGFGLMATSVYADQEAIQILGVNDFHGALDTTGSAYMPDGKVSNAGTAAQLDAYMDDAEKEFTAENPDSTSLRVQAGDMVGASPANSGLLQDEPTAKVFNQMGFNYGTIGNHEFDEGLDEYNRIIKGEAPAADAGFNKIVYDYQHVPATQEIVVANVVDKVTGEIPNNWQPYAIQDVTINDKVVKVGFIGIVTKEIPNLVLRQHYERYEFLDEAETIAAYALELQKKGVKAIVVLAHVPAVNNGDVVEGEAADIMKRVTEIYPDHSVDILFAGHNHQYTNGVVGNTRIVQALSQGKAYADVRGILDTDTQDFVAVPDAEIIAVAPGIKTASEDIQAIVDEANTIVKQVTSTKIGTAATSDVISREVNEFKESPIGNLVTDAQLAIANQESDIPVDFAMTNNGGIRSDLVVSEDGTITWGAAQAVQPFGNILQIVQMTGEDIYKVLNEQYDGKENYFLQVAGLKYTFTDNPEGGEETPYKVVKAYKDNGEEIDPGKTYTLVINDFLFGGGDGFESFRNATLVGAISPDTETFIEYIRQQEANGIKITSGIKGVKTYLAEVPVDIVEPDDDTHVTPEQTNTSTFPSNQPSKALVLGQEQTGQITSVNVSSSRNKAIVLTLGNQKAALKAENHYGSKKSSLPETGEATSASFILVGLSILGIAGLTVKRKNS, encoded by the coding sequence ATGAATAAGAAAGTTGCTTTAAAAAGTAGTATGTTAGCTGTTGTTGCTGGTTTTGGGCTGATGGCTACCAGTGTTTATGCCGACCAAGAAGCTATCCAAATCTTAGGAGTTAATGATTTCCATGGAGCACTAGACACTACTGGCTCAGCTTATATGCCGGATGGTAAAGTTTCCAATGCCGGTACCGCTGCACAGTTAGATGCTTACATGGATGATGCTGAAAAAGAATTTACTGCAGAAAATCCAGATTCTACCTCACTTCGTGTTCAAGCAGGTGATATGGTAGGCGCTAGTCCTGCTAACTCTGGTTTACTTCAAGATGAACCAACGGCTAAAGTTTTCAATCAAATGGGCTTTAACTATGGAACTATTGGTAACCACGAATTTGACGAAGGATTAGATGAATACAATCGTATTATTAAAGGTGAGGCTCCAGCTGCTGATGCTGGTTTCAATAAGATCGTTTATGATTACCAACACGTCCCAGCTACACAAGAAATTGTTGTCGCTAACGTTGTTGATAAAGTAACAGGCGAAATTCCAAACAACTGGCAACCTTATGCTATTCAAGATGTTACCATCAACGATAAGGTTGTTAAAGTAGGATTCATTGGGATTGTTACTAAAGAAATTCCAAATCTAGTTTTACGCCAACATTATGAACGATATGAATTCCTAGACGAAGCTGAAACTATTGCGGCTTACGCTTTGGAACTACAGAAAAAAGGTGTCAAAGCTATTGTTGTCCTTGCTCACGTCCCTGCAGTCAATAATGGTGATGTCGTTGAAGGTGAAGCAGCTGACATTATGAAACGTGTAACTGAAATTTATCCAGATCACAGTGTTGATATCCTCTTTGCAGGTCACAACCACCAATATACCAATGGTGTCGTAGGCAATACTCGTATCGTTCAAGCTCTGTCACAAGGTAAAGCCTATGCTGATGTTCGAGGAATCCTAGATACTGATACACAAGATTTTGTTGCTGTCCCAGATGCTGAAATTATCGCTGTGGCTCCTGGCATTAAAACTGCTAGTGAAGACATACAAGCCATTGTGGATGAGGCTAATACCATTGTGAAACAAGTAACCAGTACTAAAATTGGTACTGCTGCAACTTCTGACGTCATTAGCCGTGAGGTTAATGAGTTTAAAGAAAGTCCTATCGGAAACCTTGTTACAGACGCTCAACTAGCAATCGCTAACCAAGAATCAGATATTCCCGTTGATTTCGCAATGACTAACAACGGTGGTATCCGTTCAGATCTAGTAGTTTCTGAAGATGGCACGATAACTTGGGGAGCTGCACAAGCCGTCCAACCTTTTGGTAATATCCTTCAAATTGTCCAAATGACTGGTGAGGATATCTATAAAGTTCTAAACGAACAGTACGATGGTAAGGAAAATTATTTCCTCCAAGTGGCTGGTCTTAAATACACCTTTACTGACAATCCTGAAGGTGGTGAAGAAACACCTTACAAGGTTGTTAAAGCCTACAAAGACAATGGTGAAGAAATTGATCCAGGTAAAACATATACTCTTGTTATCAACGACTTCCTCTTTGGTGGTGGTGATGGTTTCGAAAGTTTCCGAAACGCAACCTTAGTTGGAGCTATCAGCCCTGATACAGAAACTTTCATCGAATATATTCGCCAGCAAGAAGCCAATGGTATTAAAATCACATCAGGCATCAAAGGTGTTAAAACTTACTTAGCTGAAGTACCAGTTGATATCGTTGAGCCAGATGATGATACTCATGTAACACCTGAACAAACAAATACATCAACTTTCCCTTCAAATCAGCCTTCTAAGGCCCTTGTTCTAGGACAAGAACAAACAGGACAAATAACAAGCGTTAACGTTTCAAGCTCTCGAAACAAAGCAATCGTCCTTACTCTAGGAAACCAAAAAGCTGCGCTTAAAGCAGAAAACCATTATGGTAGTAAGAAAAGTAGTCTTCCAGAGACGGGAGAAGCTACTTCTGCAAGCTTTATCTTAGTTGGTCTCAGCATCCTAGGAATAGCTGGACTAACTGTAAAACGTAAAAACAGTTAA
- a CDS encoding CopY/TcrY family copper transport repressor, translating into MSHISNAEWEVMRVAWASEEVTSSYIIDVLQQNHDWSDSTIKTLITRLVDKELLASRREGRRFWYRALISEEMGQWTCVSDTFAKICVVNHKTLIEKLVADTPMSLADIDDLEKLLNIKKSGAVDKVVCQCLPGQCSCQHH; encoded by the coding sequence ATGTCACACATTTCAAATGCTGAATGGGAGGTCATGAGGGTTGCTTGGGCGTCGGAAGAGGTTACCAGTTCCTATATTATTGATGTTTTGCAACAGAATCATGATTGGTCGGATTCAACGATAAAGACCCTGATAACTCGCTTAGTCGATAAGGAATTATTGGCTAGTCGTCGTGAGGGAAGACGTTTCTGGTACAGAGCCTTGATTTCAGAAGAAATGGGGCAATGGACTTGTGTTTCAGACACATTCGCTAAAATTTGTGTCGTTAATCATAAGACATTGATTGAAAAGTTAGTGGCAGATACCCCTATGAGTTTGGCAGATATTGATGATCTTGAAAAATTATTAAATATAAAAAAATCTGGCGCAGTAGATAAGGTTGTCTGTCAGTGTCTGCCAGGGCAATGCTCTTGCCAACATCATTAA
- the rbfA gene encoding 30S ribosome-binding factor RbfA, with protein sequence MANHRVDRVGMEIKREVNEILRLKVRDPRVQDVTITDVQMLGDLSAAKVYYTIHSELASDNQKAQIGLEKATGTIKRELGKNLHMYKIPDLSFEKDQSIEYGNKIDELLRQLDR encoded by the coding sequence ATGGCAAATCATCGTGTTGATCGTGTTGGTATGGAAATCAAACGTGAAGTCAATGAAATCTTGCGTCTTAAAGTTCGTGACCCACGTGTCCAAGATGTTACCATCACTGATGTTCAAATGTTGGGTGATTTATCAGCGGCAAAAGTTTACTACACTATCCACAGTGAACTAGCTTCTGACAATCAAAAAGCACAAATTGGTTTAGAAAAAGCCACAGGAACGATAAAACGTGAACTAGGTAAAAACCTCCACATGTATAAAATTCCTGATTTATCATTTGAAAAAGATCAATCTATCGAATATGGTAATAAAATTGATGAATTATTACGTCAGTTAGATCGTTAA